One Dasypus novemcinctus isolate mDasNov1 chromosome 1, mDasNov1.1.hap2, whole genome shotgun sequence genomic window carries:
- the AASDH gene encoding beta-alanine-activating enzyme isoform X2, translating into MTLQELVHQTASLHLDKIAVCFDECNNQSPVYYTYKTVINAASELSNFLLLHCDFQGIWEIGLYCHPGINVISWILGILQVPAAYAPIDPDSSPALSTYFMKKCNLKYILVEKKLVDKFKSSHETLNYSTFIVEHNDLVLFTLHWKNVQMTLMPSDRREKYEKEKMENTMGSGSSNEEKSEECMDVRLKCCLAYVLHTSGTTGVPKIVRVPHACIVPNIQHFRILFEITQEDVLFLASPLTFDPSVVEIFVALSSGASLLIVPTSVKMLPSKLAAVLFSDHRVTVLQATPTLLRRFGSELIKSTVLSSSTSLRILALGGEAFPSLTVFRSWRGEGNKTKIFNIYGITEVSSWATFYRIPEKILNSALKSELPVQLGFPLLGTIVEVRDTNGFTVQEGNGQVFLGGRNRVCFLDDEMTVSLGTLRATGDFVTVKDGEMFFLGRKDNQIKRHGKRLNIEHVQQVAEGLQQVESCAVIWHNQEKLILFVVSKEELVKDFIFKELQKYLPRHAIPDELVLIHTLPFTSHGKIDVSELNKIYLDYINLKSHSKLSGKEELWEKLQHLWKSILSLSEDHLKIPKESLFLNSGGDSLKSIRLLNEIENLIGTSVPGLLEIILSSSILEIYNHILQMVFPDEDLLLSKSYATKRKFSDISQGETSEKSLYHKSGMPLNYDIEINACTALSRGNQILSLNATRFLTKLEHCPLACSSSLISPANIQNVKNSNPATLIGKSEELSCIAEDSEEEKPNVGAEKLELRVRWSSDTGKCVDASPLVIIPAVDKSFATVYIGSHSHRIKAVDLYSGKVKWEQILGDRIESSACISNCGNFIIVGCYNGLVYVLKSNSGEKHWMFATQDAVKSSATMDPSTGLLYIGSHDQHAYALDIYVRSHFLSLPHYKHGRIWNWEKDMCLEVKMWSNCLFFPLFEPESTPLVFCYTGRTFAGYKSYHWEQNLEILLWKTTLLFSTVLSTVYLYWLCRWEFTLLYSFWRTGLEVLYQWTNLFISMYLSIRGRDIFWFP; encoded by the exons AATTCTCCAAGTCCCTGCTGCTTATGCACCTATTGATCCAGACTCATCACCAGCATTATcaacttattttatgaaaaaatgtaaCTTAAAGTATATCCTGGTTGAAAAAAAGCTAGTTGAT AAGTTCAAATCTTCCCATGAAACACTGAACTATAGCACATTTATAGTAGAACATAATGACCTAGTACTCTTCACACTTCATTGGAAGAACGTTCAGATGACCTTGATGCCAAGTGATAGAAGagagaaatatgaaaaagaaaaaatggaaaatactatGGGTTCTGGGAGCAGCAATgaagaaaaatcagaagaatgCATGGATGTGAGGCTAAAGTGTTGCTTAGCTTATGTTCTTCATACATCAGGGACTACAGGGGTACCTAAGATTGTCAGAGTGCCTCATGCATGTATAGTACCAAATATCCAGCATTTTCG GATACTTTTTGAGATCACACAAGAAGATGTTTTGTTTCTGGCTTCACCTCTGACTTTTGATCCTTCTGTTGTGGAAATATTTGTTGCTTTATCAAGTGGTGCATCTCTGCTTATTGTACCAACTTCAGTCAAAATGCTCCCATCAAAATTAGCTGCTGTTCTCTTTTCTGACCACAGAGTGACTGTTTTGCAG GCAACACCAACATTGCTTAGAAGATTTGGATCTGAACTGATCAAGTCAACTGTTTTATCATCCAGTACTTCTCTTCGAATATTAGCCCTTGGTGGTGAAGCATTTCCATCATTGACTGTTTTCAGAAGCTGGAGAGGAGAAGGCAATAAAacgaaaatatttaatatttatggtATCACAGAGGTATCAAGTTGGGCAACCTTTTACAGGATTCCAGAGAAGATTCTTAACTCCGCTTTGAA atcCGAATTACCTGTACAACTGGGATTTCCACTGCTTGGAACAATAGTTGAAGTTAGAGACACTAATGGTTTCACAGTTCAAGAAGGCAATGGCCAAGTATTTTTAG GTGGCAGAAACCGAGTGTGTTTTCTTGATGATGAAATGACTGTATCACTTGGAACATTGCGAGCCACAGGTGACTTTGTAACTGTGAAAGACGGAGAGATGTTTTTCTTGGGACGAAAGGACAATCAGATCAAGCGTCATGGCAAACGTCTTAACATTGAGCATGTGCAACAG GTTGCTGAAGGACTTCAACAAGTGGAATCTTGTGCAGTTATATGGCATAATCAGGAAAAATTAATTCTGTTCGTGGTGTCCAAAGAAGAGTTAGTAAAGGATTTCATCTTTAAAGAACTTCAGAAATATCTCCCAAGACACGCGATCCCAGATGAGCTTGTATTGATTCATACTCTACCATTTACATCGCatg GCAAAATTGATGTTTCTGAGTTAAACAAGATTTATTTAGACTACATAAACCTGAAGTCTCATAGTAAACTCAGTGGAAAAGAGGAACTTTGGGAGAAATTACAGCATTTGTGGAAG TCTATTCTCAGTCTTTCAGAAGATCATTTGAAGATTCCCAAGGAGTCACTATTCTTAAATAGTGGTGGAGATTCCTTAAAATCCATTCGGCTCCTCAATGAGATTGAAAATCTGATTGGCACATCTGTACCTGGGCTACTGGAAATTATTCTCAGCAGTTCCATTTTAGAAATTTATAATCACATCCTTCAAATGGTATTTCCTGATGAAGACCTGCTGCTCAGCAAGAGTTAtgccacaaaaagaaaattcagtgaTATTAGTCAAGGAGAAACCAGTGAAAAATCTTTATATCATAAATCTGGCATGCCCTTAAATTATGACATTGAGATAAATGCTTGTACTGCACTAAGCAGAGGGAATCAGATTTTGTCTCTGAATGCTACTAGGTTTTTAACTAAATTGGAACATTGCCCTTTGGCCTGTTCTTCAAGTTTAATTTCCCCGGCTAATATTCAAAATGTGAAAAACTCAAATCCTGCAACTCTTATTGGAAAGTCAGAGGAGCTGTCCTGTATTGCAGAAGATTCTGAAGAGGAGAAACCTAACGTAGGGGCTGAGAAACTGGAGTTACGTGTGAGGTGGAGTTCAGACACAGGCAAATGTGTAGATGCTTCACCTCTGGTTATAATACCAGCTGTTGATAAGTCATTTGCAACTGTGTATATTGGCTCCCATTCTCATAGAATCAAGGCAGTTGATCTTTACTCTGGGAAGGTGAAATGGGAACAGATTTTGGGAGATCGAATTGAATCTTCAGCATGTATATCTAATTGTGGGAACTTTATTATAGTGG GCTGTTACAATGGGTTAGTTTATGTTCTGAAAAGTAATAGTGGAGAAAAACACTGGATGTTTGCCACTCAGGATGCTGTCAAAAGCTCTGCAACCATGGATCCAAGCACAGGACTCCTTTACATTGGCTCTCATGACCAGCATGCATACGCTTTGGATATTTATGTGAGAAGTCACTTCCTCAGTCTCCCACACTATAAGCATGGAAGAATATGGAACTGGG AAAAAGACATGTGCTTGGAAGTTAAAATGTGGAGCAACTGTCTTTTCTTCCCCTTGTTTGAGCCTGAATCCACACCACTTGTATTTTGCTACACTGGGAGGACTTTTGCTGGCTATAAATCCT ACCACTGGGAACagaatttggaaatactcttgtGGAAAACCACTCTTCTCTTCTCCACGGTGTTGTCTACAGTATATTTGTATTGGTTGTGTAGATGGGAATTTACTCTGCTTTACTCATTTTGGAGAACAG GTTTGGAAGTTCTCTACCAGTGGACCAATCTTTTCATCTCCATGTACCTCAGCATCAGAGGAAGAGATATTTTTTGGTTCCCATGA
- the AASDH gene encoding beta-alanine-activating enzyme isoform X3, whose amino-acid sequence MTLQELVHQTASLHLDKIAVCFDECNNQSPVYYTYKTVINAASELSNFLLLHCDFQGIWEIGLYCHPGINVISWILGILQVPAAYAPIDPDSSPALSTYFMKKCNLKYILVEKKLVDKFKSSHETLNYSTFIVEHNDLVLFTLHWKNVQMTLMPSDRREKYEKEKMENTMGSGSSNEEKSEECMDVRLKCCLAYVLHTSGTTGVPKIVRVPHACIVPNIQHFRILFEITQEDVLFLASPLTFDPSVVEIFVALSSGASLLIVPTSVKMLPSKLAAVLFSDHRVTVLQATPTLLRRFGSELIKSTVLSSSTSLRILALGGEAFPSLTVFRSWRGEGNKTKIFNIYGITEVSSWATFYRIPEKILNSALKSELPVQLGFPLLGTIVEVRDTNGFTVQEGNGQVFLGGRNRVCFLDDEMTVSLGTLRATGDFVTVKDGEMFFLGRKDNQIKRHGKRLNIEHVQQVAEGLQQVESCAVIWHNQEKLILFVVSKEELVKDFIFKELQKYLPRHAIPDELVLIHTLPFTSHGKIDVSELNKIYLDYINLKSHSKLSGKEELWEKLQHLWKSILSLSEDHLKIPKESLFLNSGGDSLKSIRLLNEIENLIGTSVPGLLEIILSSSILEIYNHILQMVFPDEDLLLSKSYATKRKFSDISQGETSEKSLYHKSGMPLNYDIEINACTALSRGNQILSLNATRFLTKLEHCPLACSSSLISPANIQNVKNSNPATLIGKSEELSCIAEDSEEEKPNVGAEKLELRVRWSSDTGKCVDASPLVIIPAVDKSFATVYIGSHSHRIKAVDLYSGKVKWEQILGDRIESSACISNCGNFIIVGCYNGLVYVLKSNSGEKHWMFATQDAVKSSATMDPSTGLLYIGSHDQHAYALDIYVRSHFLSLPHYKHGRIWNWGVLLSLRAGVNHILSLAL is encoded by the exons AATTCTCCAAGTCCCTGCTGCTTATGCACCTATTGATCCAGACTCATCACCAGCATTATcaacttattttatgaaaaaatgtaaCTTAAAGTATATCCTGGTTGAAAAAAAGCTAGTTGAT AAGTTCAAATCTTCCCATGAAACACTGAACTATAGCACATTTATAGTAGAACATAATGACCTAGTACTCTTCACACTTCATTGGAAGAACGTTCAGATGACCTTGATGCCAAGTGATAGAAGagagaaatatgaaaaagaaaaaatggaaaatactatGGGTTCTGGGAGCAGCAATgaagaaaaatcagaagaatgCATGGATGTGAGGCTAAAGTGTTGCTTAGCTTATGTTCTTCATACATCAGGGACTACAGGGGTACCTAAGATTGTCAGAGTGCCTCATGCATGTATAGTACCAAATATCCAGCATTTTCG GATACTTTTTGAGATCACACAAGAAGATGTTTTGTTTCTGGCTTCACCTCTGACTTTTGATCCTTCTGTTGTGGAAATATTTGTTGCTTTATCAAGTGGTGCATCTCTGCTTATTGTACCAACTTCAGTCAAAATGCTCCCATCAAAATTAGCTGCTGTTCTCTTTTCTGACCACAGAGTGACTGTTTTGCAG GCAACACCAACATTGCTTAGAAGATTTGGATCTGAACTGATCAAGTCAACTGTTTTATCATCCAGTACTTCTCTTCGAATATTAGCCCTTGGTGGTGAAGCATTTCCATCATTGACTGTTTTCAGAAGCTGGAGAGGAGAAGGCAATAAAacgaaaatatttaatatttatggtATCACAGAGGTATCAAGTTGGGCAACCTTTTACAGGATTCCAGAGAAGATTCTTAACTCCGCTTTGAA atcCGAATTACCTGTACAACTGGGATTTCCACTGCTTGGAACAATAGTTGAAGTTAGAGACACTAATGGTTTCACAGTTCAAGAAGGCAATGGCCAAGTATTTTTAG GTGGCAGAAACCGAGTGTGTTTTCTTGATGATGAAATGACTGTATCACTTGGAACATTGCGAGCCACAGGTGACTTTGTAACTGTGAAAGACGGAGAGATGTTTTTCTTGGGACGAAAGGACAATCAGATCAAGCGTCATGGCAAACGTCTTAACATTGAGCATGTGCAACAG GTTGCTGAAGGACTTCAACAAGTGGAATCTTGTGCAGTTATATGGCATAATCAGGAAAAATTAATTCTGTTCGTGGTGTCCAAAGAAGAGTTAGTAAAGGATTTCATCTTTAAAGAACTTCAGAAATATCTCCCAAGACACGCGATCCCAGATGAGCTTGTATTGATTCATACTCTACCATTTACATCGCatg GCAAAATTGATGTTTCTGAGTTAAACAAGATTTATTTAGACTACATAAACCTGAAGTCTCATAGTAAACTCAGTGGAAAAGAGGAACTTTGGGAGAAATTACAGCATTTGTGGAAG TCTATTCTCAGTCTTTCAGAAGATCATTTGAAGATTCCCAAGGAGTCACTATTCTTAAATAGTGGTGGAGATTCCTTAAAATCCATTCGGCTCCTCAATGAGATTGAAAATCTGATTGGCACATCTGTACCTGGGCTACTGGAAATTATTCTCAGCAGTTCCATTTTAGAAATTTATAATCACATCCTTCAAATGGTATTTCCTGATGAAGACCTGCTGCTCAGCAAGAGTTAtgccacaaaaagaaaattcagtgaTATTAGTCAAGGAGAAACCAGTGAAAAATCTTTATATCATAAATCTGGCATGCCCTTAAATTATGACATTGAGATAAATGCTTGTACTGCACTAAGCAGAGGGAATCAGATTTTGTCTCTGAATGCTACTAGGTTTTTAACTAAATTGGAACATTGCCCTTTGGCCTGTTCTTCAAGTTTAATTTCCCCGGCTAATATTCAAAATGTGAAAAACTCAAATCCTGCAACTCTTATTGGAAAGTCAGAGGAGCTGTCCTGTATTGCAGAAGATTCTGAAGAGGAGAAACCTAACGTAGGGGCTGAGAAACTGGAGTTACGTGTGAGGTGGAGTTCAGACACAGGCAAATGTGTAGATGCTTCACCTCTGGTTATAATACCAGCTGTTGATAAGTCATTTGCAACTGTGTATATTGGCTCCCATTCTCATAGAATCAAGGCAGTTGATCTTTACTCTGGGAAGGTGAAATGGGAACAGATTTTGGGAGATCGAATTGAATCTTCAGCATGTATATCTAATTGTGGGAACTTTATTATAGTGG GCTGTTACAATGGGTTAGTTTATGTTCTGAAAAGTAATAGTGGAGAAAAACACTGGATGTTTGCCACTCAGGATGCTGTCAAAAGCTCTGCAACCATGGATCCAAGCACAGGACTCCTTTACATTGGCTCTCATGACCAGCATGCATACGCTTTGGATATTTATGTGAGAAGTCACTTCCTCAGTCTCCCACACTATAAGCATGGAAGAATATGGAACTGGGGTGTGTTGTTGAGTCTGAGAGCAGGTGTTAACCACATCCTAAGTTTAGCATTGTAG
- the AASDH gene encoding beta-alanine-activating enzyme isoform X1, translating into MTLQELVHQTASLHLDKIAVCFDECNNQSPVYYTYKTVINAASELSNFLLLHCDFQGIWEIGLYCHPGINVISWILGILQVPAAYAPIDPDSSPALSTYFMKKCNLKYILVEKKLVDKFKSSHETLNYSTFIVEHNDLVLFTLHWKNVQMTLMPSDRREKYEKEKMENTMGSGSSNEEKSEECMDVRLKCCLAYVLHTSGTTGVPKIVRVPHACIVPNIQHFRILFEITQEDVLFLASPLTFDPSVVEIFVALSSGASLLIVPTSVKMLPSKLAAVLFSDHRVTVLQATPTLLRRFGSELIKSTVLSSSTSLRILALGGEAFPSLTVFRSWRGEGNKTKIFNIYGITEVSSWATFYRIPEKILNSALKSELPVQLGFPLLGTIVEVRDTNGFTVQEGNGQVFLGGRNRVCFLDDEMTVSLGTLRATGDFVTVKDGEMFFLGRKDNQIKRHGKRLNIEHVQQVAEGLQQVESCAVIWHNQEKLILFVVSKEELVKDFIFKELQKYLPRHAIPDELVLIHTLPFTSHGKIDVSELNKIYLDYINLKSHSKLSGKEELWEKLQHLWKSILSLSEDHLKIPKESLFLNSGGDSLKSIRLLNEIENLIGTSVPGLLEIILSSSILEIYNHILQMVFPDEDLLLSKSYATKRKFSDISQGETSEKSLYHKSGMPLNYDIEINACTALSRGNQILSLNATRFLTKLEHCPLACSSSLISPANIQNVKNSNPATLIGKSEELSCIAEDSEEEKPNVGAEKLELRVRWSSDTGKCVDASPLVIIPAVDKSFATVYIGSHSHRIKAVDLYSGKVKWEQILGDRIESSACISNCGNFIIVGCYNGLVYVLKSNSGEKHWMFATQDAVKSSATMDPSTGLLYIGSHDQHAYALDIYKKTCAWKLKCGATVFSSPCLSLNPHHLYFATLGGLLLAINPTTGNRIWKYSCGKPLFSSPRCCLQYICIGCVDGNLLCFTHFGEQVWKFSTSGPIFSSPCTSASEEEIFFGSHDCFIYCCNMKGHLQWKFEATSRVYATPFAFRNFVCSNEMLLAAASTDGKLWILESKSGQLQSVFELPGEVFSSPVVWESMLVIGCRNNYVYCLDLLESNQK; encoded by the exons AATTCTCCAAGTCCCTGCTGCTTATGCACCTATTGATCCAGACTCATCACCAGCATTATcaacttattttatgaaaaaatgtaaCTTAAAGTATATCCTGGTTGAAAAAAAGCTAGTTGAT AAGTTCAAATCTTCCCATGAAACACTGAACTATAGCACATTTATAGTAGAACATAATGACCTAGTACTCTTCACACTTCATTGGAAGAACGTTCAGATGACCTTGATGCCAAGTGATAGAAGagagaaatatgaaaaagaaaaaatggaaaatactatGGGTTCTGGGAGCAGCAATgaagaaaaatcagaagaatgCATGGATGTGAGGCTAAAGTGTTGCTTAGCTTATGTTCTTCATACATCAGGGACTACAGGGGTACCTAAGATTGTCAGAGTGCCTCATGCATGTATAGTACCAAATATCCAGCATTTTCG GATACTTTTTGAGATCACACAAGAAGATGTTTTGTTTCTGGCTTCACCTCTGACTTTTGATCCTTCTGTTGTGGAAATATTTGTTGCTTTATCAAGTGGTGCATCTCTGCTTATTGTACCAACTTCAGTCAAAATGCTCCCATCAAAATTAGCTGCTGTTCTCTTTTCTGACCACAGAGTGACTGTTTTGCAG GCAACACCAACATTGCTTAGAAGATTTGGATCTGAACTGATCAAGTCAACTGTTTTATCATCCAGTACTTCTCTTCGAATATTAGCCCTTGGTGGTGAAGCATTTCCATCATTGACTGTTTTCAGAAGCTGGAGAGGAGAAGGCAATAAAacgaaaatatttaatatttatggtATCACAGAGGTATCAAGTTGGGCAACCTTTTACAGGATTCCAGAGAAGATTCTTAACTCCGCTTTGAA atcCGAATTACCTGTACAACTGGGATTTCCACTGCTTGGAACAATAGTTGAAGTTAGAGACACTAATGGTTTCACAGTTCAAGAAGGCAATGGCCAAGTATTTTTAG GTGGCAGAAACCGAGTGTGTTTTCTTGATGATGAAATGACTGTATCACTTGGAACATTGCGAGCCACAGGTGACTTTGTAACTGTGAAAGACGGAGAGATGTTTTTCTTGGGACGAAAGGACAATCAGATCAAGCGTCATGGCAAACGTCTTAACATTGAGCATGTGCAACAG GTTGCTGAAGGACTTCAACAAGTGGAATCTTGTGCAGTTATATGGCATAATCAGGAAAAATTAATTCTGTTCGTGGTGTCCAAAGAAGAGTTAGTAAAGGATTTCATCTTTAAAGAACTTCAGAAATATCTCCCAAGACACGCGATCCCAGATGAGCTTGTATTGATTCATACTCTACCATTTACATCGCatg GCAAAATTGATGTTTCTGAGTTAAACAAGATTTATTTAGACTACATAAACCTGAAGTCTCATAGTAAACTCAGTGGAAAAGAGGAACTTTGGGAGAAATTACAGCATTTGTGGAAG TCTATTCTCAGTCTTTCAGAAGATCATTTGAAGATTCCCAAGGAGTCACTATTCTTAAATAGTGGTGGAGATTCCTTAAAATCCATTCGGCTCCTCAATGAGATTGAAAATCTGATTGGCACATCTGTACCTGGGCTACTGGAAATTATTCTCAGCAGTTCCATTTTAGAAATTTATAATCACATCCTTCAAATGGTATTTCCTGATGAAGACCTGCTGCTCAGCAAGAGTTAtgccacaaaaagaaaattcagtgaTATTAGTCAAGGAGAAACCAGTGAAAAATCTTTATATCATAAATCTGGCATGCCCTTAAATTATGACATTGAGATAAATGCTTGTACTGCACTAAGCAGAGGGAATCAGATTTTGTCTCTGAATGCTACTAGGTTTTTAACTAAATTGGAACATTGCCCTTTGGCCTGTTCTTCAAGTTTAATTTCCCCGGCTAATATTCAAAATGTGAAAAACTCAAATCCTGCAACTCTTATTGGAAAGTCAGAGGAGCTGTCCTGTATTGCAGAAGATTCTGAAGAGGAGAAACCTAACGTAGGGGCTGAGAAACTGGAGTTACGTGTGAGGTGGAGTTCAGACACAGGCAAATGTGTAGATGCTTCACCTCTGGTTATAATACCAGCTGTTGATAAGTCATTTGCAACTGTGTATATTGGCTCCCATTCTCATAGAATCAAGGCAGTTGATCTTTACTCTGGGAAGGTGAAATGGGAACAGATTTTGGGAGATCGAATTGAATCTTCAGCATGTATATCTAATTGTGGGAACTTTATTATAGTGG GCTGTTACAATGGGTTAGTTTATGTTCTGAAAAGTAATAGTGGAGAAAAACACTGGATGTTTGCCACTCAGGATGCTGTCAAAAGCTCTGCAACCATGGATCCAAGCACAGGACTCCTTTACATTGGCTCTCATGACCAGCATGCATACGCTTTGGATATTTAT AAAAAGACATGTGCTTGGAAGTTAAAATGTGGAGCAACTGTCTTTTCTTCCCCTTGTTTGAGCCTGAATCCACACCACTTGTATTTTGCTACACTGGGAGGACTTTTGCTGGCTATAAATCCT ACCACTGGGAACagaatttggaaatactcttgtGGAAAACCACTCTTCTCTTCTCCACGGTGTTGTCTACAGTATATTTGTATTGGTTGTGTAGATGGGAATTTACTCTGCTTTACTCATTTTGGAGAACAG GTTTGGAAGTTCTCTACCAGTGGACCAATCTTTTCATCTCCATGTACCTCAGCATCAGAGGAAGAGATATTTTTTGGTTCCCATGACTGCTTTATCTATTGTTGTAACATGAAAGGTCATCTCCAGTGGAAATTTGAAGCTACTTCAAGGGTATATGCAACACCATTTGCATTCCGTAACTTCGTCTGTAGCAATGAAATGTTGCTGGCAGCAGCATCTACTGATGGAAAACTCTGGATCTTGGAATCTAAGAGTGGACAATTGCAAAGCGTATTTGAACTTCCTGGAGAAGTGTTCTCTTCTCCTGTGGTCTGGGAATCAATGCTTGTTATTGGATGTAGAAATAATTATGTTTATTGTCTGGACTTATTGGAGAGCAATCAAAAATAA